CCCGGTGAGGCCCAAAAGAGAaggggatgagaggcccttgtgAGCTCCCTGGTCTCACGCCCCCTTTTTGTTCCCCTGCCAGAGGACTATCTCCAGTGCTGGGCCCCTCTACCTTccagagtccagctctctcctgagcccCAACCCAGAGGTGGTGGTCGCAGTAGGATTCCCTGGGGGTGAGATGCCACAGCCTGACCTCTGGCTCCCCCTGGCACTCACTTGGGTCCTAGGCACTAGCTGATGACTCTACTGCCCCCACAGCCGGCAAGTCCACTTTCATCCAGGAGCACCTAGTGTCAGCTGGCTACGTCCATGTGAACAGGGTGAGTGGGACTGCACCTCCCCTCCCCGCCACCGTTCAAGGATGGGAACTCCCCAGACTGACTTGTTATTTGCCCTGGGTCCCACAGGACACGCTGGGCTCGTGGCAGCGCTGTGTGAGCTCATGCCAGGCGGCACTGAGGCAGGGGAAGCGAGTCGTGATTGACAACaccaacccagatgtcccaagtCGGGCCAGGTACTGGAAACTCATGGTGGGCTCGGGAAGCACTGCGTGTACTAGGGGAACACTGCGTGTACTAGGGGAGCACTGAGTGTACTAGGGGAACACTGCGTGTACTAGGGGAGCACTGCACGTACTAGGGGAGCACTGCACGTACTAGGGGAGCACTGCGTGTACTAGGGGAGTACTGAGTATACTGGGGGAGCACTGCACATACTAGGGGAGCACTGTGTGTACTAGGGGAGCACTGTGTGTACTAGGGGAGCACTGCGTGTACTAGGGGAGCACTGCGTGTACTAGGGGAGCACTGCGTGTACTAGGGGAACACTGCGTGTACTAGGGGAGCACTGCATGTACTAGGGGAGCACTGCGTGTACTAGGGGAGCACTGCGTGTACTAGGGGAGCACTGTGTGTACTAGGCGTCAGTGACAGCTGTTTTGCCTCCACAGGTACATCCAATGTGCCAAAGATGCAGGTGTGCCCTGCCGCTGTTTCAACTTCTGTGCTACAATAGAGCAGGCACGCCACAACAACAGGGTGAGCCACTCTCCAGGCCCCATCCCACCCTAGCCCTCCCCTCATCTAAGCCTTGCACCCTCTGACTTTTGTGCCATTTTGCAGTTTCGTGAGATGACCGACCCTTCGCATGCACCTGTGTCGGACATGGTCATGTTTAGCTACAGGTTCGGGGGTTCTGGGGttctggagggggtgggggaggtggggtaCAGAGCCTCACACCCCCATCCCGCAGGAAGCAGTTTGAGCCGCCCACACTGGCTGAAGGCTTCCTGGAGATCCTTGAGATTCCATTCCGGTTACAGGAGCATCTGGACCCGGCACTGCAGCGACTGTACCGCCAGTTTTCCGAGGGCTGAGCCCTCAATAAACACTGGTGCCAC
This Mus musculus strain C57BL/6J chromosome 7, GRCm38.p6 C57BL/6J DNA region includes the following protein-coding sequences:
- the Pnkp gene encoding bifunctional polynucleotide phosphatase/kinase isoform X10, which encodes MGIGRGKLPAEVFKGKVEAVLEKLGVPFQVLVATHAGLNRKPVSGMWDHLQEQANEGIPISVEDSVFVGDAAGRLANWAPGRKKKDFSCADRLFALNVGLPFATPEEFFLKWPAARFELPAFDPRTISSAGPLYLPESSSLLSPNPEVVVAVGFPGAGKSTFIQEHLVSAGYVHVNRDTLGSWQRCVSSCQAALRQGKRVVIDNTNPDVPSRARYIQCAKDAGVPCRCFNFCATIEQARHNNRFREMTDPSHAPVSDMVMFSYRFGGSGVLEGVGEVGYRASHPHPAGSSLSRPHWLKASWRSLRFHSGYRSIWTRHCSDCTASFPRAEPSINTGATLCTAILLGLWEAKQVPRHPALSLGFQVGSCVSGILGLGA
- the Pnkp gene encoding bifunctional polynucleotide phosphatase/kinase isoform X12 encodes the protein MGIGRGKLPAEVFKGKVEAVLEKLGVPFQVLVATHAGLNRKPVSGMWDHLQEQANEGIPISVEDSVFVGDAAGRLANWAPGRKKKDFSCADRLFALNVGLPFATPEEFFLKWPAARFELPAFDPRTISSAGPLYLPESSSLLSPNPEVVVAVGFPGAGKSTFIQEHLVSAGYVHVNRDTLGSWQRCVSSCQAALRQGKRVVIDNTNPDVPSRARYIQCAKDAGVPCRCFNFCATIEQARHNNRFREMTDPSHAPVSDMVMFSYRKQFEPPTLAEGFLEILEIPFRLQEHLDPALQRLYRQFSEG
- the Pnkp gene encoding bifunctional polynucleotide phosphatase/kinase isoform X11, with the translated sequence MWDHLQEQANEGIPISVEDSVFVGDAAGRLANWAPGRKKKDFSCADRLFALNVGLPFATPEEFFLKWPAARFELPAFDPRTISSAGPLYLPESSSLLSPNPEVVVAVGFPGAGKSTFIQEHLVSAGYVHVNRDTLGSWQRCVSSCQAALRQGKRVVIDNTNPDVPSRARYIQCAKDAGVPCRCFNFCATIEQARHNNRFREMTDPSHAPVSDMVMFSYRFGGSGVLEGVGEVGYRASHPHPAGSSLSRPHWLKASWRSLRFHSGYRSIWTRHCSDCTASFPRAEPSINTGATLCTAILLGLWEAKQVPRHPALSLGFQVGSCVSGILGLGA